The nucleotide window GGCGGGGACGCTCGCGCTGGCCGGGTGCAGCCTGCAGTCGGTGACAGCCAGTGTGCAACCGCTCTGGAAGCGTGACTTCTCGGCCGCCGTGGCCGCAGGCCCACCAGCCGCGACTGACAAGCACGTCGTCGTCGGTGGGCAGGATAAGCGACTGCATGCGTTCACGGCGGACGGGGAGCGAGTCTTTACTGTCGAAACCGGTGGTCCAATCGAGGTACAACCAGCTGTCCCGGCATCGGGCGGACCGGTCCACGTCCACAGCACCGATGGAGACCTCTACACGGTCGGGTTATCGGGTACCGAGCTATGGCACGTGGAGGGGCAGTCCCGGAACAGATGGCTCGGTCGGCAGGGCTCGCTGCTGGTCGGAACCGATCCAGTCGGCGGTTCGGTCACCGGCTACGATGCGCGCGACGGCACACACCGCTTCCAGCGGTCAAGCCGAAGGTATCCGTACCCCACGCTCAGTGAGTCGGCCTGTATCGTTCCCGTTACGAACTCGGACGGGGACAGGGAGCTGGTTACGCTTGCTCCGACGACTGGTGAGATGCTGTGGGAGTCGCCAGCTCGCGACGTCTATCCCCACGTCGTGGCAACCGGTGACCGGATCGTGACGCTTCGCAATTCCACCGTACGGATGCGCCGGGCCCGCGATGGGCACGTCCTGTGGGAGGCCGCAGTGGCCGGCAAGGTGACCAGCCACTCTGGTCCGCCACTCTGGCTTGGCGAGCATGTCTACGTGCGGGCTGGCCGTGACGATCGCCCGGACGAGTTCGTCGCCATCAACCGCAATGATGGATCCATTCAGTGGCGTCGGAGCGTCGGGTACGAACTCGAGACAGTGACGGCGACTCCAGAGGGTGTGTTCGTTGCCAGCTCAGTCGATGACCCTGACGGTGGTATCCTGGTCCGGCTGGACGCCTTCGCCCTCGATGGCACCCGGCGATGGCAGACGACGACCGACATCGCGATCGGCGGGACAGTCGAGGCGTTGGGGCGTATCGATGAAGTCCTCGTTGTGGCCAGCGACCACGAACTCGCCGCCTACGATCCTGCCAGCGGGTCGCGTCGGTGGCAATACGATCCAGATTCCTACCGGATCGGCGTGGCAACGGCCGATGGTGCGTTGTACGTTTCCTACCGCGACACCGGTGGCCTGGCGCGACTCCCAACTAGTTGACACGGCGGTATCGGCTCTCGTCGTTTATTCAGAAGACGAGTCGTTCTCGAACGGCCCGCACCGCTCGCCGCTGCCGCCCGCCGCGTCGCTCGCGACCGACCATTCCGGGCATGCGGGCGCTCTCCGCACTGCGAGCGCCCGGTCCGGGCATGTGCCCCCGGCGCCAGCACCAAGCGCGCGTTCGGTTGCGTCTCGCTCGCTCCTTGCGTCGCTCGCTCGACGGACGCGAAACCGGCTTGTGTGCTGGCCGCTCGCGCCGGGCGGCTCTCCGGGTCGCTCACTTCGTTCGCGCCCCGTGCCTCACCTCGCTTCGCTCGGTGAGACGCCGCGCGGTGCTGGCTGGTCGGTCGCCATCGGCACGCGCCGCTCGCGCCCCAGGGGGCGCTCGCGAAGGCGCGAGCGGCGCGTGCAGACGAAGCTGTCGAGGTGTGAGTCCGTAGAAAACCGCGATTCAGGATCGCGGTTGTGTGGCGTCGTGAAACGCCTTCAGAGTTGGTGAACTCCAATGTCTAGTGAGAACGCACTCGGTCAAGTAGTTTCGGTGGACGAACAGGGATTCGAGCAGGCCGGCGAGCCAGATGTCGATGCGGATGGCTTTGAGGTCGTGGACGAGACGCCGCAGTTCAGGCCGACGGTCGAGCAGGAGATCCAGGCGAAGGTGGACGCGAACCACCCGAAAGCAGGGGTGCATGGGCTGACCCTCGAGGCCGAAGAGAAGCTGCGAGCGCGGGAGTGGGAGATCGAGCGGACGAACAGGCGGTTCGATGCACGGCAAGAGTCGAGCCGGGAGGCGCGGACGCGGCAGGCGGTTGCCCAGGGCAGTCGTGAGCGGCGGCGGACGTTCCAGAAGCGACGCGGGAGTGTCGACAAGTGGGCGCACCCAGCGGAGGCGGACCCACGAGCGCAGTTGAGCCAGGCGGAGCTGGCGACGGTGAACGAGCAGGCGGCGCGCCTGGAGCGGAAGTTGGACGGCTGGACGAGCGCGGCGATCAGTCGGAAGCTGGCCGAGCGGGTTGCGGACGGGGCGTCGGTGATGAGTGCGGTCCTCGGAGTGTATGAGGCGTTGCAGCGGGCGCCTGGCCGGATGATTCCGATCGCGGTTCTCGAGGAGGTGCAACGACGCGAGGTGAGCATCGAGGGGACGGTGACGCAGTTGTGGGATCCGTCGAGTCTGGCGATTCAGCAGGCGGGGCTCATCGAGGATGAGTCAGGGCGAACGAAGGTGACGATCTGGCGGAAATCGGACCAGCCCTGGATTCGGGAGGGCGAACGCGTTCGGATCCACGGGGCGGCACGGAACTGGTACCAAGGACGTGTCTCAGTGGCCGCGACTGGGTGGTCGACCATCCATTTCCCCGAGCGCGGGCGGTGGTGGGACGAGTAGCCGGTGAGCGCGGACTTCTTTTTTTTTACTGTGTGCCGGAACTGCCCAGGCCCCACCGCCCCACCCTCCGCTCCGTGCTCGCTTCGCTGCGCGCGCAGCCACGACCTTCGGAATATAACCATTTCGACAGGATGTAATTAATGGAGAGGCGCACTGCGCTCACGGCAAACAATGAACGTACGCGTGACCGACTTTGAGTTCTACGAGTGGATTGAGCACGGCAATAAAGACGTGCTGTACTCCCTACCGGCGTACATGGAGGACTAAATCGACCAGTATAGCCTCTTTGCAACTTTCCATACCTGGATTCACTTTCACCCCACCATACACGGATTTATGTCAATCCATTGCTTCCCCCGGACTGTGAGCTGGGAGCAGCAATTCAACCGAGCACGCCAGGCAGGATACGGTAGCTCAATCACCGTCTGGAAGAACGATGTAGAAAACATTCCCTCTGATTTCACAAACTCGCTCGGGCTTCGGCTTGACGGCATCAACGTGTATGAAGCGACGCGAGGGGGAGAGACTATCACGATTCGTGAACATCTGCTCACCTACACCGTTGAAGTCAGTCCCGTCGGGCAACCAACGTTCCTGGGTCAAAACTCCGCAAGCTCAAGGAACGGAAATGGCAATCCGTCACTCCGAGACGTAGCGATAGGTGGCAGCCTCTTCCTCGGTGGACTGTACCTTCTTGGAAAGGCCATAAGCGGCCCCCAGTCTCCAAAGAAGACCCACCGCATCTTCATCAGCCACTCGTGGCAGTACGAAGACCAATACCAGGAACTGACCCAACAGCTTCAGCAGGAGGCAGGGTTTGAGTGGTACGACCACAGCGTCAGATCTGACGATCCGATCGATGCCCAACTTCCGAACCACCTTCGGAGCAAACTGCAAGACCAGATTCGATCCACCTCGGTCGTACTAATCTTGGCAGGGATGTACGTGGCTCGCAGTGAGTGGATCGCCGAGGAGGTGGAGATTGCTAGTGAGATGGGAAAGCCCATCATCGGCATCAAACCCCGTGGAAACACTCGGCTACCAAAGGCGGTGAGCGAGAACGCTGTGGAGGTTGTTAAGTTCGATGTGTGGGAATTGATCGATGCGATCGAAAGGCACGCTTCATGACCTGCGAGCGCGACGTGGAGACCGACGAGGAAGAACCGCAAGAGGCCAATGGTGGTTCCGCTGATCTTCTTGAGCTTTACACGACTTACGTCGAAACCACGGTCAACGTCAGCAACCGCCGGATGCGGAACAATCGCTTCTACGTCCTCCTCTTATCAGGTACCCTAGCGGTCATCTCGGTGTTGGCTGAGACGCAGATAATTGAAGCCACAGGGCTGCTTCTTGCCGGTCTTGTCGGGTTAGCTCTTTGCACGCTCTGGTATTTGAGTATCGTGTCATACAAGCAGCTCAATTCCGGGAAGTACGAGGTCATTGGCGAGATGGAGGAAGAGCTCCAGTTCAAGCCGTTTCGTAGAGAGTGGTCTGTTCTCCAAGAGGGGAAGAATCCGCGAACCTATATCACCCATACTTGGGTGGAACGGAAAGTGCCGCTTGTGCTCGCATTCCCGTACGTTCTCATCACGGGCTATGCCCTCCTCCAATTATTCACGACGTAGAGACAAACTGGTCAGTATCTATCTTAAGTAGGCTAATACCTAAGTGTCTCAACCACTTTCAGTAACATAACAGTCGGGCCACGAATGGAACAGGACTCACTTTCTAACCATGACTCATTGGCGCTTGCGAATGTCGAGCGCCCAGAAGTTGACCGTATCGCTAGCTCCGTTAGGGACGGGAACACGCTGACTCACGTGTTCGGTGAGGTCGGGACGATGAGCAACGACCTCCTTGAGCGCACAAAAACCACACTCGAAGAATGGAGTATCCGCAGCTTCCACGTCAGCGAACTCTATGACACCGACTACGTCATCCAGCAACTCGCCCTGGAACTTTACGACACGCTCCCGCGCCGGACGAGGCTCCTAATTCAGGCCAAATCAGCAAGCCTCTCAACGCCAGTAGGTGGAGGTGGCCTCGGGACTGAAAATCCATTCAACCGTCCGATCGACTTGCTCCGCCGAGTCTCAGATCGAGTCTCTACTGAGACAGTCGTCTTCATTCACGACATCCATACACTTTCGGCGCCGCCTGCGGAGATTACAGCCGCCCTCCAGGAAATCAAGAGGAATCTCTCTGACTCTGTCTCAATGGTGACGTCCGGTGAGTATCGGCTGAACGGAGTCCACAGCATCGAAGCAAGGCCATTACCAGAGGACACGTTTACGGATGTCGTCACTACGCAGTGGCCGAAGGTGAATCTTGACCGAGCTGAGGAGATCTACGACGGGGTAGAGGGAATGCCTCTCTACCTCGGTCTTCTCCTCGAAGCCAATGGCTCCGATGATGACGTTGCCATCAGCAACGTTGCCGATGAAGCGACGGCCATTCTTGAGGACTACGTGGCCTCCTTGAGCATCAAGGAACAGGAGTTTCTGCGGACCACCTCTGTGTTGCTAGAGTTGGATGAACGGGTCTGCGCTCACCTCACTGGACTTTCCCGTCCCGAGGCAGCAGAACTACTTCGCGGATTAGCCGATCAACTCGCCATCCGGAAGGTTGGCCGACGAGACGGCATTGCTCGCTATAAACTCCGAAGTGATCTTCAGGGCTACCTCTATACACACGCAGAGGCTGCAGAGGAGTCTCACCGAACGATGCTGGAGTACTATCTAGAGGAACTGTTTAAGGGAGAGTCCCAGAGTTTGCTCGGGCGGGCGTTGTATCCAGGACTGTTGTGTAGTCACCATCTCAAAGGGAGTGTTGGGGGAAATCTGACAGCGGGTACAATCAAAGCCGAACTCGACACACATAATCTCGATCTCGAAGAGAAGTTGGAGTTGTGTCTCACGTTCCTCCCTCACTTCTGCATCCTGGAGACGGACACAGAGGAGGTGCTCTTCGAGTTATTGGACGAAGTCCGCGAGGAGATTGCCGATCGGTACCCGTCGGAGTTTGAGTTCAAGCAGATTATCGGGGTTGATGGATATCGAATTGGGTTTCGGTTGCTCGTTGCGAGAAATACGCCTGATGATGAGCAAGCAACGCAACTCTATCAGCAGATGGCGACTCTCGCTGATGAGACATTAGAGTACATTGCAACTCATTCTGACGAAGCTGACGGTCTAGAGACATGGGTGCAAATGATTTGCTTGGCTTCCGCGTATGCGTATCAGAAGTGTGGAGAGCAGGAACTTGTCGAAACTCGGCTTGAACCGGTGTTCCAAAAACTAGAGGCACTGGGTATCCCCCGGACGATGGTAATAGCCGTGTATCACCGAACAATGCGGTTCGCTGATCAGCTTGAATTCGATACAATCCTTGACGAACTGTTGAGCTCAGAACTTGACGATACGTTCACTGCGATTGGTGAACGTCAATCAGCGAAGGAATATCTCTCCGAAGCAAGAGGGAAGATGGGGAACGCATTCAATGGTACGGGTGCCTCGCTGTATGAGGAGTTACAGAACTATCCGGCAGCGTTCACCCGATACATTGACGATATTACGTCGATAATTGATCCGACAGACCTCCACGTTGAGCTGGAGGAATTCCCGGTGGATATTCAGCAGCACGGGTACCTCCTGTGTTCACTGGTGATTTCCGTTCTATACCAACTCACCTCAATGACAGACTTGTACCAGCTCTGTTACTCTGAGCACGGCCTAAGAATCAGTTTCCCGCGGAAAGAGGAAGAAGCAGAATGAGTTGCAGTCACAACGAGCCGGAGAATGACTGAAGTATCCGTTGTCCAATGTCCGAAATCACGCTCACGTGAACGTGTTTCCCGCCTGCGGGGGGCTGTATGTCGCTGTCCATCGGGACTGCTCGGTCAATCGCCCCGTCCTGGAGGCCTGAATCGCCAGCACTCACACTCAATGCCGGAGTTGTTCAATCGGCTAAGTCTGAATCAACTGCTACGTAGACCTGCGTATCATTCGATGAAGAGCGTTTGGTCAGGGGAAGAAAGAGAAAGAACAGGACGGTTACCCATCAGCATCGGCGTCAGCATCCGCACCGTCAGCATCGGCGTCGGCATGAAGCCCATCTGAATCAGTGTCTCCATCATCACTGTCGGAATCGCTGTCCCCGCCATCGCTATCCGAGTCACTGTCCGAATCAATATCCGAGTTTGTTCCAGAATCACCCCGGACAGTTGGTGCCGTTGACGGGTCAGAAGACTTCCCAACGTCAGCGCCTAGACTGTAGAGGATGACGGGAGGACAAATGTATGTGGCAATCGCCAGCACCACAAAGAGTGGGTCAATGAAGATGAGCAGTCCGAATGCGGTGAGTGCCGCCGCTGAAGCAGCATGGATAGCGGAGTGAGTGTATTCTCGGTAATACTCCCAGAGACCTTGCAACCACTGTGCTGTTGCCGATACTGGTCCCTCCTCGATTGCTGATAAGGACATATACAACAGTTTGAGATGCACAGCCAAGAGTACCCACCTTACTTTCGATGATAGGTCTTCGCTCTATACTTGGCGTTACATCAGTCAGCCGGACAGGGGTCACTTCCGAGAATCACGTATTCTCGGCAACCGACCGGCTCACGAGTGCCGTCGACGGCTCAATTCTTCACCTAATCGGCTCGATAGCGCCGGTGAGGAAAACCTATCATGCCGGAAAGGGTCGGCGTTCGCTGTAAACCGGAACCATGCAAACGAGACCCTATCCAGAGAAGAACGGGTTGCGGATCTGGCTCGCCCGAAGCGAGCAGCGCGCCCTCCTGGAGGCCGTCGACGACGAACCCCGTCGACGGATCGCGCTCCAACTCGGACTCCATGGCCTCCGGACCGACGAAATCCTCCAGGTCGAACCGCGCCACTTCCGCGAGCTCGCGAACGGCGCCGACGGACACGTACTCGCCGTCCCAGCCGGGAAGACCGGGAAACGGGAAGCCCATGGTCTCCAACAACCTCGTCGAGCGCGTGCGCTACCTGAAGAGCGCTGCGCGGATGCGCGCCGACGAACAAAATCGTCGACGTCTCGAAGCGCTCGGTAAGAATACTGGACCGCGGACGCGCGTGAGGTTCATGGTGGATGATACCCTTGAGGAGGACTTGGCGGGCGCGCTCGGAATGCACGACCTCCGTCGCACCTGGGCGACGGACAGCTACTACAGCCTCGCCTTCTCTGGCGTTCCGATCGCCGAGCAACTGGTGATGTCCTGGGGCGCCTGGGCTCAGACGTCGACGGGGCGCGAGACCTTCCGGCAAACTACCTCGGGCCGGTCCCCGACCACGCCCCGGCCCAGGCGTTCGACAACCTCCCGTTGGCGTAACGATTCCACACTTCATAATTGCCGCAAAGCACTTTAGTTCATCGTATTACTCACGGTACAATGGCAGTCCCAACGGATCGTCGGAAAGCGATGATAGCATTCCTCCTCTTCCTAGTTGTTATGGGTGCAGGAATCGGAACTTGGAATTCTCAGCAAATTAGTTCATGCCAAGAAGAGTTCGGGGAGGATCCCGAAGTAGTTGCAGAATGCAAAAGTTCACTGAGAGATATTGTTCGACTCGTTTCAATATCTCTTATAGGAATTAGTATCGTTGGATTGGGTGTAGTGCTTCTTAAAGAATCGATCAATTAAACTAAGATTATAGTGTGTCAAACGTTCACTTGGCGGGAATCCCGAAATACACCACCATCGATTCTAGGTCACGAACTCCGAGGGATTGACCAAAATCACCATTTCAATTGAAACATGAACAGGAATTGCAACAGCAAATACCTGCTGGCTCTTTCGATGATTTCGACCTGGGTGGTTTAGACAATTTCTCTGCTAGTTAGGCTTATTACATATTGTTCTGTGGATGGCCGTGTCATGGCCACCACGCTCTCTGTCGAAGTCGATTCAACAGAAAACGAAGTCCAGATTCAGGAATTATCCATCCACGATGATGGACTCGTCTCGTTCCTCGACGATATCGACGATGACCAGAAAGAGGACGCCGTTATCCGTGCGCTGAAGGTGGGGGCGGCAACGCTCCAACTCGCGGAGACGTCCAAGGACCTAGAATTCGTTAAACGCGAGTTCCACTCGATGCAGGAAGTCATCGAGGGCGAGATCGATGACGTGCAGGATGACCTTCAGGAGAAGTTCGGGGACGATGGCAAACTAGCCCGCATCTTAGATGGCCATCTCGGCGACGATGGCACACTTCGAGAACACATTGATGATGCCTTCGGCGAGGACGGTATCTTCAGTGAACGCCTCGATGAGGAGCTCGGGGAGGACGGCGAGCGGATCCAGCAAGCCCTCGATCCAGATACCGAAGGCACACCGACGTATCGATTGAAGCAGACATTGAAAAACGAGATTCAGGATATTGAGGAGAAATTGACCAAGGAAGAGGCCCAAGCGGAGGTCAGACAGCGGACGACGCTGAAAGGCGACGACTTCGAGGATACTGTTGAGGGACTCCTCGACGAACTCGTCTACCATACCTCCCATTCATACGAGTACACCGGTGACAGCGAAGGGGAGTTGACCGGACGTGACGTTGGCGACTTTGTACTCACACTCGGCGATACGGGTCAGCGAATCGTCGTTGAAGCGAAAAGCGAGAAGGAATACTCCGTCCCCAGCATCAAGAGGAGATGGATGCGGCTATCGAGAATCGGTCGGCCGACTACGGCATATTCGTGTCCGAGTGTGAAGAGTATCTGCCGAACAAGGTCGGGTATCTGCAGGAGTTCGACCGAGAATATCTCGCCGTGTCCATCAGCCAGGACGAAGAGGACGAGATCGACCCGCGACTCTTCCGGATTGGCTACAATTGGGCGAAGATGCGCGCTGCCCAGGCCGCGGTGGACACCGGGAGCCAAGTTGACCCAGAAGTAGTCCAGTCAAAGGTCGAGGAGGTCAGTGACAGCATCGAGCGGTTCCAGAGCGTGAAAAAGAAGTGTTCGAACATCCGGAAGAGTGCCACCGGCATCGAGGCTGACCTCGATGAAATTGCGGATACGGTAAATGGACATCTGAACGACGTTCGTGCGGAACTCAGTAAGGCTGACTCGTGAGTGACAGTCTAGCTGGAGCGATTTCTCTTCGGCAATAGTGTCGTTGGTGCTGTCCCGATGATGGTTATCGTGTATCTTGATTCTCCGGTAGCTCCCGTTGAGGATGATAACCCTTCAGCCAGTCACAGCTGCTCTCAGAGGTAATGGGGCGTACAAAGTTTTTCGCCCCCAATGGGTGCGGGGCGACCTAGTCGCCCTCGCTGACCGTCAATGGCAGCCCATCCACTTGCTCGACTAGATGTATCGACGCGCGTCCTGAAACGCGCCCAGTACGAGGCGTTCGAGTTCGAGTTTCACGACGGCGCACTCCTCGTCCGGAACGGCAGCCATCCGGATCCCGAGAACCACGAGTACGAGGTCACCGTGACGGATGGGGTTCCCACTCACTGCGAGTACCCCGCTGACGAGAACTACGAGGGCGCCTGCAAACACCGCGTCGCAGTTGCAATCAGAACGCCTGTTCTCGAGGCAGCGGTCCACACTCAACTTGCCGCGGACGGCTCTGGGTCATCCAACCAGCCGCTCTCCGAGGAGCAGTATCTTGCGGAGAAGGACACAGAACACCCTGTAGACACCGGTGATGAGCCCGTCGACTCTGATGAGGACGCTCGTGACGACACTGACGAAGGGGAGGAGTATCCATGCGAATGTGACGATCTATCTAACGACTTCCCGTGCTGGAATTGCGTCCTCGCAGGCCGTCGTTCCCTTCCTGACGCGTAGCACAGCGAGTTTTGTTGGCCCCTAAAGGGTGCGGGGCAGTC belongs to Halorarum halophilum and includes:
- a CDS encoding RipA family octameric membrane protein, which produces MTCERDVETDEEEPQEANGGSADLLELYTTYVETTVNVSNRRMRNNRFYVLLLSGTLAVISVLAETQIIEATGLLLAGLVGLALCTLWYLSIVSYKQLNSGKYEVIGEMEEELQFKPFRREWSVLQEGKNPRTYITHTWVERKVPLVLAFPYVLITGYALLQLFTT
- a CDS encoding DNA-binding protein — encoded protein: MSSENALGQVVSVDEQGFEQAGEPDVDADGFEVVDETPQFRPTVEQEIQAKVDANHPKAGVHGLTLEAEEKLRAREWEIERTNRRFDARQESSREARTRQAVAQGSRERRRTFQKRRGSVDKWAHPAEADPRAQLSQAELATVNEQAARLERKLDGWTSAAISRKLAERVADGASVMSAVLGVYEALQRAPGRMIPIAVLEEVQRREVSIEGTVTQLWDPSSLAIQQAGLIEDESGRTKVTIWRKSDQPWIREGERVRIHGAARNWYQGRVSVAATGWSTIHFPERGRWWDE
- a CDS encoding SWIM zinc finger family protein; the encoded protein is MAAHPLARLDVSTRVLKRAQYEAFEFEFHDGALLVRNGSHPDPENHEYEVTVTDGVPTHCEYPADENYEGACKHRVAVAIRTPVLEAAVHTQLAADGSGSSNQPLSEEQYLAEKDTEHPVDTGDEPVDSDEDARDDTDEGEEYPCECDDLSNDFPCWNCVLAGRRSLPDA
- a CDS encoding TIR domain-containing protein — its product is MSWEQQFNRARQAGYGSSITVWKNDVENIPSDFTNSLGLRLDGINVYEATRGGETITIREHLLTYTVEVSPVGQPTFLGQNSASSRNGNGNPSLRDVAIGGSLFLGGLYLLGKAISGPQSPKKTHRIFISHSWQYEDQYQELTQQLQQEAGFEWYDHSVRSDDPIDAQLPNHLRSKLQDQIRSTSVVLILAGMYVARSEWIAEEVEIASEMGKPIIGIKPRGNTRLPKAVSENAVEVVKFDVWELIDAIERHAS
- a CDS encoding outer membrane protein assembly factor BamB family protein, giving the protein MREPDSAGDAHDSPRYASERQDSRNWSRRQALASLASAGTLALAGCSLQSVTASVQPLWKRDFSAAVAAGPPAATDKHVVVGGQDKRLHAFTADGERVFTVETGGPIEVQPAVPASGGPVHVHSTDGDLYTVGLSGTELWHVEGQSRNRWLGRQGSLLVGTDPVGGSVTGYDARDGTHRFQRSSRRYPYPTLSESACIVPVTNSDGDRELVTLAPTTGEMLWESPARDVYPHVVATGDRIVTLRNSTVRMRRARDGHVLWEAAVAGKVTSHSGPPLWLGEHVYVRAGRDDRPDEFVAINRNDGSIQWRRSVGYELETVTATPEGVFVASSVDDPDGGILVRLDAFALDGTRRWQTTTDIAIGGTVEALGRIDEVLVVASDHELAAYDPASGSRRWQYDPDSYRIGVATADGALYVSYRDTGGLARLPTS